Proteins encoded within one genomic window of Anopheles gambiae chromosome 3, idAnoGambNW_F1_1, whole genome shotgun sequence:
- the LOC1269465 gene encoding teneurin-m isoform X3 — MNYPFFRKSEGCLLDGVPPSAPPDVPPRNPTMNRMNGRVTGNPTELGVDFEPSCLVRTPSGNVYIPSGNLAINNKGSPIDYKTGSACSTPTKDTLKSYDRNCMGPVLPPRSTMCGPPAHHYSAPLNFRKGFTFTKCTWKCTAILVILLSVILVITLLLTASNVLSISYPTTNPCTVLVDEKAEISAAKSTIADANRAGIPGGGGDGLGLDQSALAPSASGRPKSIAADESSPGGSASGSSSLSAASTAATGKAAGTGGTAGTGTVPDKQTVASLRSVELLHAVADSGDGRGSGGGSGSSSTMVVVKRSRRQAPGDIVTGTDTTASSTDRNGDRADDNDLLHASVGTVELVALPSTPVFDQYGELDDPPESPATANLLVETAVNSETVYDGRDGDGLSVGGEDISLPPEDNGTFITNDNDLSPVGAPVESSTEQAIIDARPTTEDEKWANDDPSAAVVYAHVPLDQSEVALVSLEDGLELGRERDKHYYKTIEQVAIKAGDDDDGDASKLQEEVRIHTLPPSVVPVQPTAVPVYLINEPNGTSSSREDASNGAQEELPRLLVNISIATDHGSGTVQHSVYVLQVSIPTPPEHMPRPPVESPESPPPPANLAVPPPVQCPPEPPPAPPCPIKCPSDSAFARYRVVAVPVEDDSEFVEIDEDGLEGELVDTGLGEPSSTEPPEALTEANDGLTQEFTTAQRLPELTADEQEEGKHDDDEATTSSSLSSVVASTTSAAQCPEVTPPPILILEGARTFPARSFPPDGTTFSQITLGQRLSKEIPPYSYWNMQFYQSEPAYVKFDYSIPRGASIGVYARRNALPTHTQYHFKEVLSGFNARQTRATHPSMRREVTRYMEPGHWFLSIYNDDGDAQEIAFYAVVAEDMTQNCPNGCSGNGQCLLGHCQCNPGFGGDDCSESVCPVLCSQRGEYINGECQCNPGWKGKECSLRHDECEVPDCNGHGHCVSGKCGCVRGYKGKYCEEVDCPHPTCTGHGFCAEGTCICKKGWKGPDCATMDQDALQCLPDCSGHGTFDLDTQTCTCEPKWSGEDCSKELCDLNCGQHGRCVGETCSCDAGWGGEYCNNKLCDPRCNEHGQCKNGTCLCVTGWNGKHCTLEGCPSGCSQHGQCHVSGELMWECRCYEGWDGADCSVPLEQNCGDNKDNDRDGLVDCEDPECCGSHSCKTSQLCVSAPKPIDVLLRKQPPAITASFFERMKFLIDEGSLQNYAKLETFNESVFWNHFNASRSAVIRGRVVTSLNMGLVGVRVSTSTPLEGFTLTRDDGWFDLMVNGGGAITLQFGRSPFRPQTRIVQVPWNEVVIIDTVVMSTSDDKSHHGPPHTCFSHDYDLMKPVVLATWKHGFQGACPDRSAILAESQVIQESLAIPGTGLNLVYHSSRAAGYLSTIKLQLTPDVIPPTLKLIYLRITIEGILFERVFEADPGIKFTYPWNRLNIYRQRVYGITTAVVKVGYQYTDCKDVVWDVQTTKLSGHDMSISEVGGWNLDIHHRYNFHEGILQKGDGSNIYLKHKPRVILTAMGDGHQRPLECGDCNGVATKQRLLAPVALAAAPDGSLYVGDFNYIRRIMIDGTVRTVVKLNATRVSYRYHMALSPLDGSLYVSDPESHQIIKVRNKDDTHDPDHNWEPVVGSGERCLPGDEAHCGDGGLARDAKLAYPKGVAISSDNILYFADGTNIRMVDRDGVISTLIGNHMHKSHWKPVPCEGTLKIEEMHLRWPTELTINPLDDTLHIIDDHMILRMTPDGRVRVIAGRPMHCATAGGSGTGVSTGVSGASSVASLSYDTDLAIHATLVMPQSIAFAPSGDLYVAESDSQRINRIRVIGTDGKISPYAGAESKCNCLERGCDCYEADHYLAISAKFNTISAITVTPDGHVHIADQANYRIRSVISSLPEAGTSKEYEIYAPNAQEIYVFNRFGQHIATKNIMTGETVYSFLYNVNTSNGKLSTVTDAAGNKVFLLRDYTSQVNSIENTKGQKCRLRMTRMKMLHELNTPDNYNVTFEYHGPTGLLKTKLDSTGRSYVYNYDEFGRLTSAVTPTGKVIDLTFDLSVQGATVKVTENSQREVSMLIQGSSVVSKVGEAATKTTVMLDGGTTSVSPWGNAVSVESVPYVLLAEVDPLLGESYPVPSKQRTEINGDLSNRFEWRYFIRHVPVRGKNARTLTQVGRKLRVNGENLLTFEYEKDTSSITVSVDDKTELLNVTYDKSSRPIAYRPQSGEYADVDLEYDRFGRLISWKWGNLKEEYTFDRAGRLNEIKYGDGSSIVYAFKDTFSSLPLKVTTPRRSDYLLQYDDAGALQSLTTPRGHIHAFSLQTSLGFFKYQYYSPINRHPFEILYSDEGQILAKIHPHQSGKVAFVHDSAGRLETILAGLSSTQYTYQESTSLVKQVEVLEPGFELRREFKYHAGVLKDEKLKFGSKSGLASAHFKYQYDGNARLSGIEMDVNGKELPIVRFKYGPAQGTLDAVSDLRITRNAFNRTVVQDTSKQFFTITDFDEHGRVKSVLINIKSFDVYRLELDYDLRNRIRTHKVMVGRSTSLDKVNYNADGHVMEVVGTNSWKYVYDENGNIIGILEQGDKTNLGYDTGDRVVQVGDVEFNSYDARGYVVRRGEQKYRYNNRGQLIHAMERDRFQTWYFYDDLGRLVACHDEKGNVTQYFYANLNAPELITHIHYPKAGRTSRLLYDDRHMLIAIETGDQRYYVATDQNGSPIALFDVGGAIVKEIRRTPFGKIVKDTNPGLFVPIDFHGGLLDPNTRLVYMEQRLYDTGVGQWMTPAWEQLATEMRHPTDVFIYRFHNNDPINRREPEGNYMNDLRSWLKLFGYDVTKMQGSRYTRDMIYRPTATIKSPQLAPDFGVMSGLQCIVEKVDEKFADFGFIPKPLLKMELKTRNLLPRVAYRRGVFGEGVLISRIDGRALVSVVDGSNSVVQDVVSSVFNNSHFLDLHFSIHDQDVFYFVKDNVMKLRDDTEELRRLGGMFNISAHEINDHGGANGKELRLHGPDAVVIIKYGVDPEQERHRILKHAHKRAVERAWELEKQLVAAGFQGRGDWTEEEKEELISHGDVDGWIGVDIHSIHKYPQLADDPGNVAFQRDSKRKRRKSGGTSSGGGGGGHKAKREHRHETIILPLSVASVAPSTSVPTSSMSSATSTSASAPASSSVASSASAASSSAPTSASSVPSSVPAVVVTSASAATVRPSAST, encoded by the exons CAATTAACAACAAAGGCTCACCGATAGACTACAAGACCGGGTCCGCCTGCTCGACACCGACGAAGGACACGCTGAAAAGCTACGATCGCAACTGCATGGGTCCGGTACTGCCGCCCCGCAGCACGATGTGCGGACCGCCGGCCCACCACTACTCGGCCCCGCTCAACTTCCGCAAGGGCTTCACCTTCACCAAATGTACATGGAAGTGTACCGCTATCTTAGTGATACTATTAAGTGTTATACTCGTTATAACATTATTATTAACAG CATCTAACGTTTTAAGTATATCATATCCAACCACCAACCCCTGTACAGTTCTAGTCGACGAGAAGGCAGAAATCTCCGCAGCCAAAAGCACGATAGCGGACGCGAACCGGGCCGGCATaccgggcggcggcggtgacGGCCTCGGCCTCGACCAGTCCGCCCTGGCGCCGTCCGCTTCCGGTCGGCCGAAATCGATCGCGGCCGATGAATCGTCCCCCGGCGGTTCGGCGTCCGGTTCGTCCTCGCTATCGGCCGCCTCGACGGCAGCGACCGGCAAGGCAGCTGGTACCGGCGGCACGGCAGGCACAGGTACAGTACCCGATAAGCAGACTGTTGCATCCCTTCGTTCGGTAGAGTTGTTGCACGCAGTAGCTGATAGTGGTGACGGTAgaggtagtggtggtggtagtggtagtagcaGCACGATGGTTGTAGTTAAGCGTTCCCGCCGTCAGGCACCGGGTGACATCGTCACCGGAACTGAcaccaccgccagcagcaCTGACCGCAACGGCGACCGGGCTGATGATAACGATTTGTTGCATGCTTCGGTGGGCACTGTTGAGCTCGTAGCGCTTCCTTCCACCCCCGTCTTCGATCAGTACGGGGAGCTGGACGATCCTCCAGAATCTCCTGCCACGGCTAATTTGCTTGTGGAAACGGCTGTCAACAGTGAAACCGTTTACGATGGACGGGACGGTGATGGGCTTTCGGTCGGCGGTGAAGACATCAGCCTCCCACCGGAAGATAATGGCACTTTTATCACTAATGATAATGACTTGTCTCCTGTTGGTGCGCCGGTGGAGTCTTCCACGGAGCAAGCTATTATTGACGCACGACCGACGACCGAGGATGAGAAATGGGCCAACGATGACCCATCGGCTGCGGTGGTGTACGCGCACGTACCGCTAGACCAGTCCGAGGTAGCGCTGGTAAGCCTCGAGGATGGTCTGGAGCTGGGCAGGGAGCGTGATAAGCACTACTACAAAACCATCGAACAGGTGGCGATCAAAGcgggcgatgatgatgacggtgatgcATCGAAGCTTCAGGAAGAGGTAAGAATTCACACACTCCCCCCGTCGGTGGTTCCGGTGCAGCCAACGGCCGTGCCGGTGTACCTTATCAACGAACCAAACGGTACGTCATCTTCCCGCGAAGATGCCTCAAACGGAGCTCAAGAGGAGCTGCCCCGACTGCTGGTAAACATTTCCATCGCCACCGATCACGGCTCGGGCACCGTGCAGCACTCCGTCTACGTCCTGCAGGTGTCTATCCCAACACCGCCGGAACATATGCCACGACCCCCGGTAGAGTCTCCAgagtcaccaccaccaccggcgaaCTTGGCTGTTCCGCCCCCCGTACAGTGTCCACCGGAACCACCGCCAGCACCACCCTGCCCAATCAAATGTCCCTCGGATTCGGCTTTCGCTCGCTATCGCGTCGTCGCCGTACCGGTCGAGGACGATAGCGAGTTTGTCGAGATTGATGAGGATGGTTTGGAGGGCGAGTTGGTGGATACCGGACTGGGTGAACCATCATCCACCGAGCCGCCCGAAGCGCTCACGGAAGCCAACGATGGTTTGACGCAAGAATTTACCACAGCCCAACGGCTGCCTGAACTTACTGCTGATGAGCAGGAGGAGGGGAAGCATGATGATGACGAAGCTACTACTAGCTCCAGCCTCAGTAGCGTAGTAGCGTCGACCACATCCGCAGCGCAATGTCCCGAGGTAACGCCACCGCCCATTCTCATCCTGGAAG GTGCAAGAACGTTCCCGGCGCGAAGCTTCCCACCGGACGGTACCACCTTCTCGCAGATCACGCTCGGCCAGCGGCTGTCGAAGGAGATCCCACCGTACAGCTACTGGAACATGCAGTTCTACCAGTCGGAGCCGGCGTACGTCAAGTTCGATTACAGCATCCCCCGGGGCGCCTCGATAGGTGTGTACGCGCGCCGCAACGCCCTGCCGACGCACACGCAGTATCACTTCAAAGAGGTCCTGAGCGGATTCAATGCGCGCCAGACACGTGCCACTCAC CCATCGATGCGTCGAGAGGTCACCCGCTACATGGAGCCGGGCCACTGGTTCCTGTCAATCTACAACGACGATGGTGACGCGCAGGAGATTGCGTTCTACGCGGTCGTCGCGGAGGATATGACCCAGAACTGCCCGAACGGCTGCTCCGGCAATGGTCAGTGTCTGCTCGGACACTGCCAGTGCAATCCCGGCTTCGGTGGCGACGATTGCAGTGAGA GCGTCTGTCCCGTCCTGTGCTCGCAGCGTGGCGAATACATTAACGGCGAATGTCAGTGCAATCCGGGCTGGAAGGGCAAGGAGTGCTCGCTGCGTCACGATGAGTGCGAAGTGCCGGACTGCAATGGCCACGGACACTGCGTCAGCGGCAAGTGCGGCTGTGTGCGCGGCTACAAGGGCAAATACTGTGAAGAAG TTGACTGTCCCCATCCGACCTGTACCGGGCATGGGTTCTGTGCCGAGGGTACCTGCATCTGCAAGAAGGGCTGGAAGGGCCCGGACTGTGCCACGATGGACCAGGACGCACTGCAATGTCTGCCCGACTGCTCCGGCCACGGTACGTTCGATCTGGACACGCAAACCTGCACCTGCGAGCCCAAGTGGAGCGGTGAGGATTGCTCCAAGGAGCTGTGCGATCTGAACTGTGGCCAGCACGGGCGATGCGTCGGCGAGACGTGCAGCTGTGATGCCGGATGGGGCGGCGAGTACTGCAACAACAAGCTGTGCGACCCACGGTGCAACGAGCATGGCCAGTGCAAGAACGGAACCTGCCTGTGCGTGACCGGATGGAACGGGAAGCACTGCACACTGGAAGGATGTCCGAGCGG CTGCTCCCAGCACGGCCAGTGTCATGTGAGTGGCGAGCTGATGTGGGAATGTCGCTGCTACGAGGGCTGGGACGGTGCCGACTGTTCGGTACCGCTCGAACAAAACTGTGGCGACAATAAGGATAACGATCGTG ATGGCCTAGTCGACTGTGAAGATCCGGAGTGCTGCGGCAGTCACTCGTGCAAAACGAGCCAACTGTGCGTGTCCGCCCCGAAACCGATCGACGTGCTGCTGCGCAAGCAACCGCCCGCCATTACCGCCTCCTTCTTCGAGCGCATGAAGTTCCTGATCGACGAGGGTAGCCTGCAGAACTACGCCAAGCTGGAAACGTTCAACGAAAG CGTTTTTTGGAATCATTTTAATGCAAG CCGTTCCGCCGTCATACGTGGGCGCGTAGTTACCTCGCTCAACATGGGACTGGTCGGAGTGCGTGTCAGCACCTCGACCCCGCTGGAAGGCTTCACCCTAACCCGGGACGATGGGTGGTTCGATCTGATGGTGAACGGTGGCGGTGCTATCACGCTCCAGTTTGGCCGCTCGCCCTTCCGACCGCAGACGCGCATCGTTCAGGTACCCTGGAATGAGGTCGTCATCATCGACACGGTTGTGATGTCCACCTCGGACGACAAATCGCACCATGGGCCACCGCACACTTGCTTTTCGCACGACTACGATCTCATGAAGCCGGTTGTGTTGGCCACGTGGAAGCATGGATTCCAGGGAGCTTGCCCTGATCGTAGTGCCATTTTGGCAGAGTCGCAAGTCATCCAGGAATCGCTCGCCATCCCCGGAACTGGGCTAAACCTTGTCTACCATAGCTCCCGTGCGGCTGGCTATCTGTCGACGATTAAGCTGCAGCTCACACCGGACGTGATCCCGCCGACCCTGAAGCTCATCTATCTGCGCATCACTATCGAGGGCATTCTGTTCGAGCGTGTGTTTGAAGCGGACCCGGGCATTAAGTTCACCTACCCCTGGAATCGGCTCAACATCTACCGGCAGCGTGTGTACGGCATCACGACTGCGGTCGTTAAGGTGGGCTACCAGTACACCGACTGCAAGGACGTGGTGTGGGACGTGCAGACGACGAAGCTGAGCGGGCACGACATGAGCATCTCGGAGGTGGGAGGCTGGAACCTGGACATTCACCATCGGTACAACTTCCACGAGGGCATCCTGCAGAAGGGCGATGGGTCGAACATTTACCTGAAGCACAAGCCGCGCGTTATACTGACCGCGATGGGCGATGGACATCAGCGACCGCTCGAGTGTGGTGATTGCAATGGTGTGGCGACGAAGCAGCGACTGCTGGCGCCGGTTGCGCTAGCGGCAGCCCCGGACGGCAGTCTTTACGTTGGGGACTTTAACTACATCCGACGGATCATGATCGACGGTACGGTACGGACGGTGGTGAAGCTGAATGCGACGCGCGTCTCTTACCGCTATCATATGGCGTTGAGTCCGCTGGATGGATCGCTGTACGTTTCGGACCCCGAGTCGCATCAGATCATCAAGGTGCGCAACAAGGACGATACGCACGATCCCGATCACAACTGGGAGCCGGTGGTGGGCAGTGGCGAACGCTGTCTTCCCGGCGACGAAGCTCACTGTGGAGATGGCGGGCTGGCACGAGATGCGAAGCTTGCCTATCCGAAGGGTGTGGCGATATCGTCAGACAACATTCTGTACTTTGCCGATGGTACGAACATTCGCATGGTGGATCGTGATGGTGTGATCAGCACACTGATCGGCAACCATATGCACAAATCCCACTGGAAGCCAGTCCCGTGTGAGGGTACTCTAAAGATTGAGGAGATGCATCTGCGTTGGCCGACAGAACTGACGATCAATCCGCTGGATGATACGCTGCACATAATCGACGATCATATGATCCTGCGAATGACACCGGACGGTCGAGTTAGAGTCATTGCTGGAAGGCCGATGCACTGTGCCACTGCTGGTGGATCCGGCACGGGTGTTAGCACGGGTGTAAGTGGAGCCTCCTCTGTTGCTTCGCTCAGCTACGACACAGATCTTGCGATCCACGCAACACTCGTTATGCCGCAGAGCATTGCCTTTGCTCCTTCTGGTGATCTTTACGTGGCGGAAAGTGACTCTCAGCGCATCAACCGTATCCGCGTGATCGGAACAGACGGGAAGATATCTCCATACGCCGGTGCAGAGTCAAAGTGTAACTGTCTCGAGCGAGGATGCGATTGCTATGAAGCCGACCACTACCTAGCGATCAGTGCGAAGTTTAACACAATCTCTGCCATTACTGTGACACCAGACGGACATGTTCACATCGCGGATCAGGCCAACTATCGCATCCGCTCCGTTATTTCAAGTCTTCCGGAAGCGGGAACCTCCAAGGAGTACGAGATCTACGCCCCGAACGCACAGGAGATCTACGTCTTCAATCGCTTCGGGCAGCACATCGCAACCAAGAACATCATGACGGGCGAGACGGTGTACAGCTTCCTGTACAACGTGAACACCTCGAACGGCAAGCTGAGCACGGTGACGGATGCGGCGGGAAATAAGGTGTTCCTGCTGCGCGACTACACCTCCCAGGTGAACTCGATCGAGAACACCAAGGGTCAAAAGTGTCGGCTGCGCATGACGCGCATGAAGATGCTGCACGAGCTAAACACACCGGACAACTACAACGTCACGTTTGAGTACCACGGGCCTACTGGGCTGCTGAAGACGAAGCTTGATTCGACTGGTCGTTCGTACGTGTACAATTACGATGAGTTTGGAAGGCTAACGTCGGCGGTGACGCCCACTGGCAAGGTGATTGATCTGACGTTTGATCTGAGCGTGCAGGGCGCCACCGTGAAGGTGACGGAGAACTCGCAGCGCGAAGTGTCGATGCTGATCCAGGGCTCGTCGGTGGTGTCGAAGGTGGGAGAAGCGGCTACCAAGACGACGGTAATGCTCGACGGTGGTACTACGAGCGTTTCCCCCTGGGGTAACGCCGTGTCGGTTGAGTCTGTCCCGTACGTACTGCTTGCGGAAGTTGATCCACTTCTCGGTGAAAGCTACCCGGTACCCTCGAAACAACGCACAGAGATCAATGGTGATCTTTCGAATCGCTTCGAGTGGCGTTACTTCATCCGCCATGTACCGGTGAGGGGCAAGAAtgcacgcacactcacacaggtTGGAAGGAAGTTGCGCGTAAACGGAGAAAACCTGCTCACGTTTGAGTACGAGAAGGATACATCCTCGATCACAGTCTCCGTGGACGATAAGACCGAGCTGCTGAACGTTACGTACGATAAGTCATCGCGCCCGATCGCGTACAGACCACAGTCGGGCGAGTACGCGGACGTCGATCTGGAGTACGATCGGTTCGGCCGGTTGATCTCGTGGAAGTGGGGCAACCTGAAGGAGGAGTACACGTTCGATCGGGCCGGTCGGCTGAACGAGATCAAGTACGGTGACGGCAGCTCGATCGTGTACGCGTTCAAGGACACGTTCAGTAGTTTGCCGCTCAAGGTGACGACACCGCGCCGGTCGGACTATCTGCTGCAGTACGATGATGCGGGTGCGCTACAATCCCTCACGACTCCACGCGGACACATTCACGCGTTCTCGCTGCAAACTTCGCTCGGGTTCTTCAAGTATCAGTACTATTCGCCGATCAATCGACATCCGTTTGAGATTTTGTACAGCGATGAGGGACAGATACTGGCGAAGATTCATCCACATCAGAGCGGGAAGGTGGCGTTCGTGCATGACAGTGCTGGAAGGTTGGAGACGATCCTGGCCGGGTTGTCCTCCACGCAGTACACGTACCAGGAGAGCACGAGTCTGGTGAAGCAAGTGGAGGTGCTCGAGCCTGGATTTGAGTTGCGGCGCGAGTTCAAGTACCATGCCGGGGTGTTGAAGGACGAGAAGCTGAAGTTTGGCTCGAAGAGTGGACTGGCGTCGGCACACTTCAAGTATCAGTACGATGGCAATGCCAGGCTCAGTGGCATCGAGATGGATGTGAACGGGAAGGAGCTGCCGATCGTGAGGTTCAAGTACGGGCCGGCTCAAGGTACGCTGGATGCGGTGAGCGATCTGCGCATCACCCGCAACGCCTTCAATCGTACCGTGGTGCAGGACACCTCGAAACAATTCTTCACGATTACTGACTTTGACGAGCATGGCCGGGTGAAGAGTGTGCTGATCAACATCAAGTCGTTTGATGTGTACCGGCTGGAGCTGGATTACGATCTGCGGAACCGTATCCGCACGCACAAGGTGATGGTGGGCCGGTCGACTTCCCTCGACAAGGTGAACTACAACGCGGACGGGCACGTGATGGAAGTAGTTGGCACGAACAGCTGGAAGTACGTGTACGATGAGAATGGTAACATCATTGGCATTCTGGAGCAGGGTGATAAGACGAATCTCGGCTACGATACGGGTGATCGGGTGGTGCAGGTTGGAGATGTTGAGTTCAATAGCTACGATGCACGTGGATACGTAGTGCGCCGAGGTGAGCAGAAGTATCGCTACAACAACCGGGGTCAGTTGATCCATGCGATGGAGCGCGATCGGTTCCAGACGTGGTACTTCTACGATGATCTCGGCCGGCTGGTGGCGTGCCACGATGAGAAGGGCAATGTGACGCAGTACTTCTACGCGAATCTGAACGCACCGGAGCTGATCACGCACATCCACTACCCGAAGGCGGGCCGTACATCTAGACTGCTGTACGACGATCGGCACATGTTGATCGCCATCGAGACGGGTGATCAGCGGTACTACGTGGCTACGGATCAGAACGGTTCACCGATTGCACTGTTCGATGTCGGTGGTGCGATCGTGAAGGAGATCCGCCGCACTCCGTTCGGCAAGATTGTGAAGGACACCAATCCGGGACTGTTCGTGCCGATTGATTTCCACGGTGGACTGCTCGATCCCAACACGCGGCTAGTGTACATGGAGCAGCGGCTGTACGATACGGGCGTGGGCCAGTGGATGACACCAGCCTGGGAGCAGCTGGCGACGGAGATGCGCCACCCGACGGACGTGTTTATCTACCGGTTCCACAACAATGATCCGATCAATCGGCGCGAACCGGAGGGTAACTACATGAACGATCTGCGCTCCTGGCTGAAGCTGTTCGGGTACGACGTGACGAAGATGCAGGGATCGCGGTACACGCGGGACATGATCTACCGGCCGACGGCCACGATCAAGTCGCCCCAGCTGGCGCCCGACTTTGGCGTCATGTCCGGGCTGCAGTGCATCGTGGAGAAGGTGGACGAGAAGTTTGCCGACTTTGGGTTCATCCCGAAGCCGCTGCTGAAGATGGAGCTGAAGACGCGCAACTTGCTGCCGCGCGTTGCCTATCGGCGCGGCGTGTTCGGCGAGGGTGTGCTGATCTCGCGCATCGATGGCCGGGCGCTGGTGAGCGTGGTGGACGGTTCGAACAGCGTGGTGCAGGACGTGGTGTCGTCCGTGTTCAACAACTCCCACTTCCTCGATCTGCACTTCAGCATCCACGATCAGGACGTGTTCTACTTCGTGAAGGACAACGTGATGAAGCTGCGCGATGATACGGAGGAGTTGCGCCGGCTTGGCGGTATGTTTAACATTTCCGCGCACGAAATCAACGATCATGGTGGAGCGAATGGGAAGGAACTGCGTCTGCACGGTCCGGATGCGGTCGTGATCATCAAGTACGGAGTTGATCCTGAGCAGGAGCGTCATCGAATTTTGAAGCACGCGCACAAACGGGCGGTCGAGCGGGCGTGGGAGCTGGAGAAGCAGCTGGTAGCGGCCGGATTCCAGGGCCGTGGCGATTGGACGGAGGAAGAGAAGGAGGAGCTGATCTCGCACGGCGATGTGGACGGATGGATCGGGGTGGACATACACAGCATCCACAAGTATCCGCAGCTGGCGGACGATCCGGGCAATGTGGCGTTCCAGCGGGACTCGAAGCGGAAGCGCCGAAAGAGCGGTGGAACTTCtagcggtggtggcggcggtggtcaTAAGGCAAAGCGAGAGCATCGTCACGAGACGATCATACTGCCATTGTCGGTGGCGTCCGTTGCACCATCGACTTCCGTGCCGACTTCTTCCATGTCGTCCGCTACGTCAACGTCAGCGTCAGCGCCTGCTTCCTCCTCGGTAGCATCGTCAGCGTCAGCGGCGTCATCGTCGGCGCCTACTTCCGCGTCCTCGGTGCCATCTTCGGTGCCGGCCGTCGTAGTGACGTCAGCCTCGGCAGCAACGGTACGGCCGAGCGCCTCCACGTGA